The Festucalex cinctus isolate MCC-2025b chromosome 12, RoL_Fcin_1.0, whole genome shotgun sequence genome segment AATAGCAGATTAAATGGtaactttaacaaaaaaaataaataaaaaaaaattatgaaggaAAAGTGACTGAatgtttgttaattttttttaaaactcatccaaaaacgtgtaaatacgttttttaatactttgtccttcactcccaaaggcGTATAAatgcagatattttttttaatacaagagcatacagaaggctttgatgcagcttttgacatgaagaggtggcttgaaggaatggtagttattacaaaaaaaaaagaaaagaaaaaaaaaatgcggccagttggtggcaacagagtataagagatcagccagggccatgttgcaacaagctctttttgacagtgtttggaggaatgtgaataatgataaaacttcgatattttctaatgctaattgctgcataacagaaacagatacaaatatactttttattcctgatgaaagaagagactctagtctttcttttggtaggttccatgtttttagagcaatcgaacacaatattctgtgggccttgaaaaatcagtcaaaatctagtgtaacagctgggagcgaagtgggttgcttcagtgaaaatggctgcaagtgaattAATTAAATGGCTGCTAGGGCAGTCAGAAAAGTCTATTAATAGATTCATAAAACTGTGAGTGTGAACTATCTCTGTTCTGTGTAGTCATGGTGTTAGTGTAGACAGTGCACTGAAACTgtgaaaaaaagttagaaaccaaaaaaagtcctgaaaaaaaaaaaaacttgaatgaaTCGATAGCCAATCAATTGCTCAGCCCGACTTCCTCATCCTTATCAGCCTGGAGCACAAGGTCCCAAAGCAGCTTGGACTGCCAGAGAAAAGTGTTTGGAAAAGGCCAGAGAGACGCGGCTCAGAATAGTATTCAATAGCAGGATGCACTTGAAGTGCTTTCGCTGGAAAATGAATCTCGCTCgtgaatattctcattcatGCGGGCCATTTCATTCTCAAAGCATTGAATCGGTCGCAACTGGGTTGttctgcttttctttttctttttttttttaaatatcaattcatCATAAAATGGCCTCAGTCACAGAACATCCAGATGGTGCGTTGTAGCTAAACTAAGTGCAAGAATTAGCAGTAATGGACCATTTGTCGCCTGGTTTTGTGTTTCGCGGCGGAATCTCCGCTTTCCTTTTGTATACTCGTCCCGTTTTCAGAGCTTGGACTGTTTTCACCGGCAGAAACCGTCGTCAAGTCAACAACTTTTTAAAAGCACTCAGGACAAAACGCTTGGATTTGTTCACAAGAACAGATCGTCTTGAGGCCGCTGCGCCTTCAGCGTTTAATCCGCGCATGGCTCAACGTTGCCGTTGTCCTGTTTATGCAGGAGATTAATAATTAATCATAGTTGCAGCATGAGAAAGACAAACACTCGGGCAGCGTGGACACTCATTCCAAGCGGAGCACGCGCATATTATTGGAAGTAATAGCCACGTGTCAACGTGTTTGTCGTAATGCTTTGTTGCTGATAAACAATCCAGATATCCACAAAAGTGATTCATGAATCTAATTGGAGGATGAACTGTCTTGGAGATAAAACAATGCGCAACCATGTATGGAGTTCACTTTGGAAAAGATGGCAACGTATGGGAGAATGCCAATGTTTGTGGAAAACAAGCTGTAAATAGCAACGCGAAAGGCTGGCGATGCACCGAAACAGCAGCTCGCACGCTTCACGTAGCGTGAAACGTTCAAAATTTTGTGCAAGTTGAGAAATTCCCACGCTCCATCTTCAGTCAGGCGACACCCGGATGGCGTATTTTGCCTATCAAACAAGTGTCGTCCTGATGAGTCCTGCTGGATCACTCAAGGTCCAATTCAAGGTTCTTGGCTCCAGTAAACATTTGACAGTGGAGCCTTGAAAGAACCGTTCAGGGACGccagtcccatttttttcacatGGGAAGTAATTGAGTCAAACTGTACTACGACGGATGTCCATGTGCAAAAATAAGcatgtaaataattaatatgGTGgtcccaagtttttttttgtttgttttgtttttttcccttttcccaagtttgaagtttttCAAGtaacgccatttttttttaattgcttgagAAGGGTCCAGATTTGTAGCTGCTCTTTTTTCCTAATATTACAAATCTTTAATGTAGGTGGAATTCCACCATGTGGTGATGTAGAACAAATGTTTGTGAATATTGTTCTAATGTCTGTTGAGATGTGTTGCtgcacagtttgtggtcaaTATACTGTTTGATGGGTTAAAACTACCGCAATAGCCTGTCTATCGGGTTTTGCATTACagtatttgttagcattaagctagaggACTTTTGTAAGTTATGtggtttgggaaaaaaaaacaacaactaataaATGAGTTATCGCGCTTAAACTCAATGTACCACTGTATATCATTTTGAGACACCAAGTCACATTTTATAATGGCAGCCACTACGTTAGAACGTCTTTTTCTGCCAGTATTGACGGTTGGAAAACTGCTTTCAAATTCCAAATTGTCCAACATTTGTGGTGATTATTTATCCTCCAACATGATACAGCACAGTGAGTGTCCTCACCacttcaaagacaaaaaaaaaaaaaaaggcaaccaaATGGAAACGGTTGGTGACGTTTCAAAAGGAATCCTGTCATGAAGTCCTGTAAACGTCATCCTCGGCTCCGCTCAGTCTGACGCCAGCACGCGTTGTTTAGACAGAGCCCGATCGACGCTCCACCTGCACGTCCTCTTCCTCACCCCAAAAAGTACTTCAGAGCCAAACATCAACACGTTTTTACCCTCGATATTCGAATTCCTTTCTTTgtgtcgtttttctttttttcagggaaCTGACATGAGTCATTCGTAGTTGGCAATGTAAAAGGCAAAGCGTTTCCTTGAAAAAGACATTGAACGCCGCTATTCCCGTCCTGCTGGAATAACACAGTGAGTGGGACGAGACGGGCGGAGATGAGTGATGGGTGACCCTGTAGACTTCCCGCCCGCAGAGGCGAGATGGGAGCCGACGCGGCTGTGCAAATCTCACTTTAATTGTATTAAGTGTGTTTGCATGACGGATATAGGAATCGTGTCCGTTCGTGTCATTGCACTCTTAAGCCTttttggagagagaaaaaaaagattaaaaaaaaaatacaaacgtgTGGGGCCCCCACTCTAATGTGATTTTGTCATGACATCAGCACTAGTAGGGGGGAACACACATGCCCCCACCCACTGGAGAGGCTCACAGTTCATAAAGATTAGCTGGTTTATTGTGTTGGATAGTTGGTCGGTTAACATGATTGCTCAAAGCCAAAGTGGCGGCAAttgacacactttttttttttttatttatttactgtaatgcAGTTTTCCTCAGAATGTATTCGCCAAAATTGCATAAAAaacgcaaatattttctcatttgctcccaataacttctaaatatattttttttaatgttttaagtgtcccaaagacgcatttatacattttgttgttgttgtttttacgcgacaacatacagaaggctttgattcagcctctcaactacaaagagcggttgcagaaatggtaattattacacaaacggccagcaggtggcagcagagcaaaggagattaaccagagccacattgaaaaaaacagctcaattactcacaattctaaatagatttgtgaaaattgattgacttggctatattctcatgctaattgctgcaaaacggaaacagatagaaatatactttttttttcctgatgaaagaagagactttaaactttcttttgataggttccatgtttttatagcaatagaacacagtattctgtaggccttgcaaaaccagtcaaaatcctgtaaaacagccgggagcaagcGCGATTGTttctatgaaaatggctgggagcgaatgagttataGAGTTGTGCCTTAACGTGCAAGTTTATAATTCATTCTTTGGCTGTACTTGCAACTCAAAacactcaaatcatctttccccattgaaattaaTGCAAATCCCGTTAATGATTGGCGGTGGTATGTGCTCCACTTCATGCTAGATGGGAGATTAAATGAGTTGCAACATAACTTGTGAGCTCTTTCTGTTTAAAGACGGCCAGAACAACCTTGTACATAATCAAGAGATtggactgcaaaaaaaaaaaagtcacacagaCATTTGCGTCATTGACCCGTTTGTCTTTGCTGAAGACGAGTGAGCAATTGATCACACGTCAGTTTAATCATCTGCCGGGTGACTCTTCTTGTCCGCTGCTTCCTGTATCTCAGGACATccggcgtgtgtgcgtgtctacTGCGTATGTGGCCCGTACGAGTGAAACCAATCTCAAATCGTCACAGTCATGGTGTAAATGAACGGCCGTTTGAAAACAAGGACGAAACATGACAACATTCTTTTGAAGCCCTCAAATCTGTCCTTGGTTCTTTTCCTTGTCACTCTCTTAGACGAGAGGATTTGCTCGCCTCCGTTCATGGTGCTCAACAGCGAGTGCAGCCCCGACGTGCTGGAGCAGATCAAGAATCACGGACTCACATTCCCCTTCAGTAAGTCTTACCAGCCCATTCACACCCATATTGTTAACAtttgaattacatttatttactgtatttatttatgtatttattattttttaagtattatttattattattattatttgtttattattattattgaaattaaatgtacttgctgtatttatttattttatattattattattattattattattattaaaattgaaATAATGAATACCACGTTGCCACCATTTCATTTGATGCTATTTTGATTTGCTCCTTAGTTTGCAAAACTCGAGTGGCTCATGGAACCAACTCCCATGAGGTAAGCGTTGACTAATTTGCACTGAGGAAACAGCAACAATATTCATAACGACTGTCATCACTTCTAGCCACACAACcgaacttgtttaaaaaaaaaaaaaaaatcccaaatcaaatgaaaagttGTATTTGATCAAAATGGTACTTTATTAACTTGCACCTGTTCTTTTATCTTGAATGTTCACTATACTAATTTACTGGTCGAATATACAGCCGGGGAGCCTTTTCTGCTGAatgcggaagaaggtctaatctattcaaaatggtcTCTACTCTTATACTGCCTTAGGTGGGCGACTCAACCTCTCTcatttgaaaacgtgtgacctgatggtcttaactggtttcaactggataaGTGCACCAGAGTGCAGATGGATAGAAAGGCGCCAGGCCAGGACCGGTCACAGCgacaacggcctagctcaagtcacaTATCAAAACATTAAGAGACCCAATCTAACAAACCCAAACCTGTGCGTTCAATACACTGAAAAATTtacctttttagtttaaaatagacACTTCACATATTAAAAAcactatgataaaaacaatagGATAGAAAGATTGCAAATTTAGAACAATAAAATGGAGATATCCAAATCAGCTAGCATACATATAAAATGCAATAAtcactatttaaaaacaaaaatagaaattaaaATAGCAGTaaggcaaaacaaacacaaaaacaactggTCCTCTTTTAAATTAGTCCACATGGCTACTAGCCTCATTCTAGCTAGCGCCAAACTAGTTCGTCCAAACTCACTCTTGTTTGTTGCTAGCAAGACAATAcatataaaatgtaataatcaCTATtataaacagaaataaaaatgaaaatagcactgagacaaaacacacacataaacaactGGTCCTCTTTTAAATTAATCCACATGGCTACTAGCATCATCCTCGCTAGCGCTAAGCTGGTTCGTCCAAACTCACTCTTGTTTGTTGCTAGCAAGACAATAcatataaaatgtaataatcaCTATtataaacagaaataaaaatgaaaatagcactaagacgaaacacacacaaaaacaactggTCCCCTTTTAAATTAATCCACATGGCTACTAGCCTCatcctagctagcgctaagctagttcGTCCAAACTCTATCTTGTTTGTTGCTAGCAAGACATTAGCCAGCAAAATCATACTACTCAATGCATCCTTTGTGATTTCCTTCCCTCAGATGGCCATCATCTTCAGTGAGGACGACCTGAAAGGCGTGAAGCCCCCCTGCGTCATCCAGAGTTTCATCAACCACAACGCAGTGCTCTACAAGGTCTTTGTGGTGGGGGACTCCTACACGGTGGTGGAGAGACCCTCCCTCAAGAATTTCCCCGCCGGACCTGCAGGTAAGCAAAGCAGGAAGACTTCAAATGTCttcctcaaaaataaaaaatggaatttgTCGCCACCTATTGAACAAATACAGTACGGGTTTATATGACTTGCTTTTGCTTTGTTGTGTTTTCAGACAGGAAAGCCATTTTCTTCAACAGCCACAACGTTTCCAAGCCGGAATCGTCCTCAGACTTGACCTCGGTACGACGCAGATCTTACATCGCTTTACCAGCACGTTTCAGATGGCATTATGAATGGAAAATGTACATAACACGATCAAATCAAAAATATGTGCATCGGTTCATTTTGGATACATATAAGTGGAAATAATATGCTTAGCACATTGCTTAAATGTTTGTGAACATGTGTGgaaagtatataaaaaaaatacactatagagagaatattacaaggccgcttctgtcaaaatttgatggatgacattcttaattagattaggggggtcatgtatgggtcatgacccctccctaatgaagattaatgaccctttaatgacttccagatgtcatataatgagggttaatgacccttaatgacttcctgatgtcatttaatgagggttaatgacccttaatgacttcctgatgtcatttaatgagggttaatgacccttaatgacttcctgatgtcatttaatgaagattaatgacccctaatgacttcctgatgtcatttaatgaagattaatgacccttaatgacttcctgatgtcatttaatgaagattaatgaccctttaatgacttccagatgtcatataatgagggttaatgacctttaatgacttccagatgtcatttaatgaggggtaatgacctttaatgacttccggatgtcgtttaatgaggatgaatgacctttaatgacttccggatgtcgtataatgaagatgaatgacctttaatgacttccggatgtcgtttaatgaagatgaatgacctttaatgacttccaggtgttatataatgaagatgaatgacccttaatgacttcctgatgtcatttaatgaagattaatgaccccttaatgaagatggatgatgtgtaggtggtgttcctacctgtttttgcagatatcatggctgacccgggttcaaatgctaattgtttggttaacttccggatccggtgcacgcccccctagattgagtgaataatgaataatattgagattgaatgacgtgatcggagggagtggtttagtatgggtaaaaccgccgggggaaaagtactagccatttctattatggtgaagggggaaaagtaatatgaggccttcgcaatgccacactcacttctctgaaaaattctcaagaggtatcggctctgagcttccaagatgaatccaggtaattaactcttgatattatctatatatgtatatatactcatacaaatgtggcacttatattcacttctattaatgtttttgctatgaaataaaaaacccctacatcttaatgaagcttctggaaaagcaagcatcttagtgagtgatttatttatttaatggaatgatgcatgactttatttttatacttatagcgtttattttatttttaagttatgagagattttggaataagtctgtattaatatgtattttttgttttacttttattttaattttatagagttaggagagttttttttttattttatttttttttgaatgagtgaatgagttcgtatttcttattttaaatttgaatttttacagaattagaagcgttgttggatgaaattcaactgtattattattcagcGTCACAAGGTGGCGATGTTGTGACAGGAATCCGGCgtaagtatttcttttttttgaaacgtttagagctttttcttgctttaaaattaactgttagtaatggatatttacagaattgaatgaggatgtgaacgagagggttagacagccggagattttcgtaattacgagtgatgaggaagaattggatgacgaattatctgcaggagtgaacggtaaatttccttttttttttaaaataaaataaaacctatgtattactattttttaaatgaaccggtaatgttgtatgattataggtggtgatatactgagcgagacggtcccagagactgctcaacctgaggtcataataatatctgacgaagaagaagaagaaggagaagaagaagaagagatattaaggcgtgaaaacgtgagggccgaagaggaaggtgaattcgtcgggtttccaccgattgaaagcgaatctgaaatggaaaactctgaggggggtgacatggatttagataatgtaggtcaaggtttggctgaaattgtaaatgccttaaacgatgagatctctatgcaaatcgagccttttcaaatgcctgatgaaatcggcggcgatgatggcgatccgtttgtggctataagacacattgaggattttattgatttctttaatcctttagagagggctcttgcacgtcttaaccagtcatcttcaaacgacgaagccgttgaggacatacttgaaccagacatacatagaaatgaccaacagcaatcctctgtatcattttcacaacattcccagccacacccacgcaatcaaatgcaatatgcagaaggtagcagcagtacacattgccagcagacacttgtgtcaaatacacaaaactttcaataccaaccatacacgcacaatcaaacgcaacagacagaagctggtggtagtagtacaccagctagacaagacctccaacaacagtctcgggtagatcgacacattcaagcagaacatcccccagcaccaacccccagtacacaatccaccttgcaacaatcttcagacacaaacagacaggtggggggacaagttaggcgtccgaattttaacaacttggagataagacgacgtctaaatacaacgagacccgaagacccccttgattttgcagccttctacacaaacattggcaataatttgaatgaagctgtgcaggaggtaatcagatcgactagtcgcggtgatatagtccaagcagaaatagtgggtgaaaatgtgagggagcactgttacctagatgctgttaatgacccgaatgacgtaactgacgcagtccataatttgctagatcgcatcgcacaatctaatacagaggtactggccgacaatagtctagaacttgttgtacagattgtatttgatgttaatggcggaggaggtgccaaacgcaaactaattttgactacaaatgatgaaatggttcaaaagaagaagagatgtttgtacataacgtatgacaaagatgataaattatgctttGCTAGATCGTTAGCATACCTGCTTGACGGATCGTTGACTGTTGATCAGGCTACACAGAGGGCTCGTTATTTACAGCAAAGCGTGGGGTTGACTTGTGAGACTGCCGTTAGTCTGAGGGACGTACACAAATTTGAAACGCTTGTGAAACGCAAAATCGTTATAGCTTATAGAGCGGATTGCGAACGCCCCCTGTCTTTTTTTGAGACGCAATACCCCAAATCAGAGGACTCAGTGTTCTTACTGCTATTAGACGGACACTATTATGGAATAAAATCGGTTAAGGAGTTCATAGGGAAATCCTACTTTTGCAGACAATGTTACAAAGGGCATAAAAACCAAGAACAACATAGTTGTGAGGGGCATTGTCACATCTGTCTCGACCCTACCTGCAAACAACAACCGTTCAAAGCCATTCATTGTAACGATTGTAACAAAATATGTCAGAACGAGAGTTGCTTCGTTAAACACAAAGAACGCAGACAGACCTCAAAATCCGAGACTAGCAACtgtgagaaatacaaaaaatgtagcgaatgcagtgtggaatattacgtcaaatcacagggggagaatgttaaacataaatgccCTCAAGCCAAATGCACAGTATGTGGAGAGGTTCTACCTAAGGGCGGTGCTGAGGCGagaggaaaccctcatctgtgttacatgcagcctctaaaaccggaagcgccttgtaaacaaataatttactacgattttgaaacattcgtaggtgctgacggtaaacacaaaccctacctagtgtgtaccaaatcgacaaagggggtggaaaaacattggttgggtcttgattgcgtcgaacaatttcttgattatgtcaggaaccctcgttttgaacagtctaaactaatcgctcacaacgccaaaggttttgacgcttacatcattctaaacaaaatggtagacatgggggttaatgtcagcgtcattatgcaagggagcaaagtcatttgtttctcagatacggactacaaactggggtacatcgactccttgtccttcctcacgatgcccctcagctccttgcctaaagctctaggtttcatcgatcaaactaaagggtatttcccccatggctttagctctctagaccatttaaattacatcggtccctaccctgatccaaaatattatggggtagagcgtatgtcgacggtccatcgtacaaagttttttgaatggtacaaggtagcgtgtaagggaaccttcaattttgctcaggaagctctaatgtactgcagaaatgatgtgaatattttggcgacagcttgtgagaaatttagagaggagtttcttaatgcgactggt includes the following:
- the LOC144032249 gene encoding uncharacterized protein LOC144032249 isoform X2; the protein is MENSEGGDMDLDNVGQGLAEIVNALNDEISMQIEPFQMPDEIGGDDGDPFVAIRHIEDFIDFFNPLERALARLNQSSSNDEAVEDILEPDIHRNDQQQSSVSFSQHSQPHPRNQMQYAEGSSSTHCQQTLVSNTQNFQYQPYTHNQTQQTEAGGSSTPARQDLQQQSRVDRHIQAEHPPAPTPSTQSTLQQSSDTNRQVGGQVRRPNFNNLEIRRRLNTTRPEDPLDFAAFYTNIGNNLNEAVQEVIRSTSRGDIVQAEIVGENVREHCYLDAVNDPNDVTDAVHNLLDRIAQSNTEVLADNSLELVVQIVFDVNGGGGAKRKLILTTNDEMVQKKKRCLYITYDKDDKLCFARSLAYLLDGSLTVDQATQRARYLQQSVGLTCETAVSLRDVHKFETLVKRKIVIAYRADCERPLSFFETQYPKSEDSVFLLLLDGHYYGIKSVKEFIGKSYFCRQCYKGHKNQEQHSCEGHCHICLDPTCKQQPFKAIHCNDCNKICQNESCFVKHKERRQTSKSETSNCEKYKKCSECSVEYYVKSQGENVKHKCPQAKCTVCGEVLPKGGAEARGNPHLCYMQPLKPEAPCKQIIYYDFETFVGADGKHKPYLVCTKSTKGVEKHWLGLDCVEQFLDYVRNPRFEQSKLIAHNAKGFDAYIILNKMVDMGVNVSVIMQGSKVICFSDTDYKLGYIDSLSFLTMPLSSLPKALGFIDQTKGYFPHGFSSLDHLNYIGPYPDPKYYGVERMSTVHRTKFFEWYKVACKGTFNFAQEALMYCRNDVNILATACEKFREEFLNATGTDPFNSVTIASSCMKVFRNNFLTPKTLAITPTDNYIQQSKSFSRDSIQYLMWVAHSQKIPIIHALNKGEVKIGQYYVDGYALIDGVKYVWEYLGCFYHGCRECYDPTQKCPMSKRPFQEKFDRVKKKIQDLKVKHGVQLVLMWEHEWLRLKKSNPDVREFLRNSKFPEPLIPRKALFGGRTNAFVLRYTAAPGERVMYVDVTSLYPFVNSTCAYPLGHPTIIHDNFDDPQKYFGFIRAKVNPPRGLYFPLLPYKTARGKLVFTLCRTCAELNNQESSCSHNDDERALTGVWVTPEFNKALELGYTVSQITEVWHFDSSSSDVFKAYIDTFLKGKQEASGYPSYVVDQAGREKYIENYETHQGIRLDPSKINVNAGKRQVSKLCLNNFWGKLGQRDNLDKTEIVSSTERFFELLFSGLYEIKAFHFLNDQRSIVQYSYHRRCNVPPSKTANIFAACMTTAYARLKMYAYLERLQTSVLYTDTDSLVYVVKDGESPLELGDYLGDLTDELGGDSIQEFVSAGPKSYAYQTRNSMKTVMKVKGITQTHDTCKRVNFDSIKNLVEGYIDSSGTQTRTIETPQHTIVRNKKGFHLKNRSFMKKFRVVYDKRRLIPHGHTLPFGY
- the LOC144032249 gene encoding uncharacterized protein LOC144032249 isoform X1, whose translation is MNPELEALLDEIQLYYYSASQGGDVVTGIRQLNEDVNERVRQPEIFVITSDEEELDDELSAGVNGGDILSETVPETAQPEVIIISDEEEEEGEEEEEILRRENVRAEEEGEFVGFPPIESESEMENSEGGDMDLDNVGQGLAEIVNALNDEISMQIEPFQMPDEIGGDDGDPFVAIRHIEDFIDFFNPLERALARLNQSSSNDEAVEDILEPDIHRNDQQQSSVSFSQHSQPHPRNQMQYAEGSSSTHCQQTLVSNTQNFQYQPYTHNQTQQTEAGGSSTPARQDLQQQSRVDRHIQAEHPPAPTPSTQSTLQQSSDTNRQVGGQVRRPNFNNLEIRRRLNTTRPEDPLDFAAFYTNIGNNLNEAVQEVIRSTSRGDIVQAEIVGENVREHCYLDAVNDPNDVTDAVHNLLDRIAQSNTEVLADNSLELVVQIVFDVNGGGGAKRKLILTTNDEMVQKKKRCLYITYDKDDKLCFARSLAYLLDGSLTVDQATQRARYLQQSVGLTCETAVSLRDVHKFETLVKRKIVIAYRADCERPLSFFETQYPKSEDSVFLLLLDGHYYGIKSVKEFIGKSYFCRQCYKGHKNQEQHSCEGHCHICLDPTCKQQPFKAIHCNDCNKICQNESCFVKHKERRQTSKSETSNCEKYKKCSECSVEYYVKSQGENVKHKCPQAKCTVCGEVLPKGGAEARGNPHLCYMQPLKPEAPCKQIIYYDFETFVGADGKHKPYLVCTKSTKGVEKHWLGLDCVEQFLDYVRNPRFEQSKLIAHNAKGFDAYIILNKMVDMGVNVSVIMQGSKVICFSDTDYKLGYIDSLSFLTMPLSSLPKALGFIDQTKGYFPHGFSSLDHLNYIGPYPDPKYYGVERMSTVHRTKFFEWYKVACKGTFNFAQEALMYCRNDVNILATACEKFREEFLNATGTDPFNSVTIASSCMKVFRNNFLTPKTLAITPTDNYIQQSKSFSRDSIQYLMWVAHSQKIPIIHALNKGEVKIGQYYVDGYALIDGVKYVWEYLGCFYHGCRECYDPTQKCPMSKRPFQEKFDRVKKKIQDLKVKHGVQLVLMWEHEWLRLKKSNPDVREFLRNSKFPEPLIPRKALFGGRTNAFVLRYTAAPGERVMYVDVTSLYPFVNSTCAYPLGHPTIIHDNFDDPQKYFGFIRAKVNPPRGLYFPLLPYKTARGKLVFTLCRTCAELNNQESSCSHNDDERALTGVWVTPEFNKALELGYTVSQITEVWHFDSSSSDVFKAYIDTFLKGKQEASGYPSYVVDQAGREKYIENYETHQGIRLDPSKINVNAGKRQVSKLCLNNFWGKLGQRDNLDKTEIVSSTERFFELLFSGLYEIKAFHFLNDQRSIVQYSYHRRCNVPPSKTANIFAACMTTAYARLKMYAYLERLQTSVLYTDTDSLVYVVKDGESPLELGDYLGDLTDELGGDSIQEFVSAGPKSYAYQTRNSMKTVMKVKGITQTHDTCKRVNFDSIKNLVEGYIDSSGTQTRTIETPQHTIVRNKKGFHLKNRSFMKKFRVVYDKRRLIPHGHTLPFGY